A single genomic interval of Manduca sexta isolate Smith_Timp_Sample1 unplaced genomic scaffold, JHU_Msex_v1.0 HiC_scaffold_3432, whole genome shotgun sequence harbors:
- the LOC115452999 gene encoding LOW QUALITY PROTEIN: DEAD-box helicase Dbp80 (The sequence of the model RefSeq protein was modified relative to this genomic sequence to represent the inferred CDS: inserted 2 bases in 2 codons; deleted 1 base in 1 codon) yields MANQWGQKAEELEISNKVAGLGLNKSIISLNQTTDSEESADNANPADTSLLMKIIRQGLVESKLDIEIQRKDPNSPLYSVKTFEALHLKPNLLKGVYAMGFNAPSKIQETALPTLLADPPQNMIAQSQSGTGKTAAFVLAMLSRVDPTKNYPQVLCLSPTYELAIQTGEVAAKMAKFCPEIKLKYAVRGEEVPRGTKITDHILIGTPGKMMDWGVRFGMFDMNKIKVFVLDEADVMIDRQGHQDQCIRIHKCLPTTCQMMFFSATYDTAVMEFAEIIVPNPIIIRLXSEEESLDNIKQYYVKCKSPEEKYTAICNIYGVITIGQAIIFCHTRKTASWLSEKMSSDGHSVAVLSGELTVEQRIAVLDRFRAGLEKVLITTNVLSXGIDVEQVTLVVNFDMPMDLDRKADCETYLHRIGRTGRPGKAGIAINLIDSSLAMQICSDIEAHFGKKIQLLDIEDAEEIEKIGA; encoded by the exons ATGGCTAACCAGTGGGGACAAAAGGCTGAAGAATTAGAAATTTCTAACAAAGTTGCAGGACTGGGTCTTAACAAGAGCATTATATCTTTAAATCAGACCACTGACTCTGAAGAATCTGCAGATAATGCTAATCCAGCCGATACATCTCTTTTGATGAAAATTATCAGACAAGGCTTGGTGGAATCaaagttagacattgaaattcaAAGGAAAGACCCAAACTCGCCACTTTATTCAGTAAAGACATTTGAAGCATTGCATTTAAAACCAAACCTTCTCAAAGGGGTTTACGCTATGGGTTTTAATGCTCCTTCAAAGATTCAAGAGACAGCCCTGCCAACTCTCCTAGCAGACCCTCCTCAAAATATGATTGCTCAGTCCCAATCAGGAACAGGTAAAACAGCTGCATTTGTATTAGCTATGTTAAGTAGAGTTGATCCCACTAAGAATTATCCACAAGTTTTATGCCTCAGCCCTACCTATGAGCTTGCAATCCAGACGGGAGAGGTTGCTGCTAAAATGGCAAAATTTTGCCCTGAAATTAAACTGAAGTATGCAGTTCGAGGTGAAGAAGTACCTAGAGGAACTAAGATTACAGATCACATACTAATAGGAACTCCAGGAAAAATGATGGATTGGGGTGTAAGGTTTGGCATGTttgatatgaataaaataaaggtttttgtCCTTGATGAAGCGGATGTTATGATTGACCGTCAAGGTCATCAGGATCAGTGTATACGTATACACAAATGTTTACCTACTACATGTCAAATGATGTTCTTTTCGGCAACATATGATACTGCAGTCATGGAGTTTGCTGAAATCATTGTACCTAATCctataataataagat cTTCGGAAGAAGAGTCTTTggataacataaaacaatattatgtaaaatgtaaaagcCCAGAAGAGAAGTATACAGCAATTTGCAATATATATGGAGTGATAACTATTGGGCAAGCCATCATTTTCTGTCACACTAGAAAAACTGCCAGCTGGTTATCAGAGAAAATGTCATCAGATGGTCATTCAGTAGCTGTTCTTTCTGGTGAACTAACTGTTGAACAAAGAATAGCAGTATTGGATCGTTTTAGGGCTGGGTTGGAAAAGgtattaattactacaaatgTTTTGT CGGGCATTGATGTGGAGCAAGTGACTCTTGTAGTTAACTTTGACATGCCTATGGATCTAGATAGAAAAGCAGATTGTGAAACATACTTGCATAGAATTGGCCGTACTGGACGC CCGGGAAAGGCTGGTattgcaattaatttaattgattcatCCCTGGCAATGCAGATATGTTCAGATATTGAAGCTCATTTTGGCAAGAAGATTCAGTTGCTTGATATTGAAGATGCAGAAGAAATCGAGAAAATTGGTGCATAA